In a single window of the Terrirubrum flagellatum genome:
- a CDS encoding TonB-dependent siderophore receptor, whose protein sequence is MTLRLLLLASSSLLLASQAALAQTGAARAQSTDEIIVEGQKGSGAPGVISTNGYVATSGRSTMKTDTPLLETPQSVSTVTQKQIEERKPQTLIEALSYTPGARVGTYGFDPRYDAFTIRGVDVTYTGVFRDGLRQVNSPNGLFRLEPYGIEAISVLRGPAASIYGASSTGGVIDLISKRPTETPFREIELQTGSFGRLQGAFDLSGPANPEGTLLYRLTGLARDAKAEISAIKDDRVFIAPALTWKPNETTKLTVLGEYMDSTTGGTAAYINQYAPYVDRQGAVLSKSIGATKVFGGDGRYNDFNQKQGRIGYEFEHQFSEMFTLRQRARYSALSTNQEYVFAGYPGLVRESNEGFVVDTMLETRLRIGDVKHTILTGVDFSRLTYESKEGYGGTVGVDPDISVRSRQTQTMTGVYAQDQMSWGPWRLATGARYDWLRSKFGTGAATGDLTDYKSSEGKFTGRAALSYVTDFGLAPYVSYGTSFTPNPGAILGGSVAAPTTGEQTEIGVKYDIPGYNASLRAAVFDMRQKNAVVYEVVEGINRQVQLDLHSQGFEIEGVASLANGWSAQASYSYNDARITRLTAETVGNRLSSIPYHMASLWLDYAVQGGPAKGLGLGGGVRYVGSSLGDNLGRAVLNNEPRTLLDASIRYDLENLDARLKGVRVQLSATNLLDEVRQVCTSGFCYYDEGRKIIASLRYRW, encoded by the coding sequence GTGACTCTCCGTCTTCTTCTTCTCGCCTCATCTTCCCTGCTTCTCGCGTCGCAAGCCGCGCTGGCGCAAACAGGCGCTGCGCGCGCGCAATCAACCGATGAAATCATTGTCGAAGGGCAGAAAGGAAGCGGCGCGCCGGGCGTGATCTCGACCAACGGCTATGTCGCGACGTCCGGTCGCAGCACGATGAAGACCGACACGCCTTTGCTTGAGACGCCGCAATCAGTGTCGACGGTCACGCAGAAGCAGATCGAGGAGCGCAAGCCGCAAACGCTGATCGAAGCGCTGTCCTATACGCCCGGCGCGCGCGTCGGAACTTACGGATTCGATCCGCGCTATGACGCTTTCACCATTCGCGGCGTCGACGTCACCTATACCGGCGTGTTCCGCGACGGGTTGCGACAGGTGAACAGCCCGAACGGATTGTTCCGCCTCGAACCCTACGGAATCGAAGCGATCTCCGTGCTGAGAGGGCCTGCCGCATCCATCTATGGCGCGAGCAGCACCGGCGGCGTCATCGATCTCATTTCGAAGCGCCCGACCGAGACGCCGTTCCGCGAGATCGAATTGCAGACCGGCTCCTTCGGCCGTCTTCAGGGCGCGTTCGATCTCTCGGGGCCGGCCAATCCTGAGGGAACGCTGCTCTATCGCCTGACCGGCCTTGCGCGCGACGCGAAGGCCGAGATCAGCGCGATCAAGGATGATCGCGTCTTCATCGCGCCGGCGCTGACCTGGAAGCCGAACGAGACGACGAAACTCACCGTGCTTGGCGAATATATGGATTCGACCACCGGCGGCACAGCAGCCTACATCAACCAGTACGCGCCTTACGTCGATCGTCAGGGCGCCGTGCTTTCCAAGTCGATCGGCGCGACCAAAGTGTTCGGCGGCGACGGCCGCTACAACGACTTCAACCAGAAGCAGGGCCGCATCGGCTACGAGTTCGAACATCAGTTCAGCGAGATGTTCACGCTGCGCCAGCGCGCGCGTTATTCCGCGCTGAGCACGAACCAGGAATATGTCTTCGCCGGCTATCCCGGCCTCGTGCGCGAAAGCAATGAAGGCTTCGTCGTCGACACGATGCTGGAGACGCGCCTGCGCATCGGCGACGTCAAGCACACCATTCTCACCGGTGTCGATTTCAGCCGCCTGACTTACGAGTCGAAGGAAGGCTATGGCGGAACCGTCGGCGTCGACCCCGATATTTCGGTTCGTTCGCGCCAGACGCAGACGATGACCGGCGTCTATGCGCAGGATCAGATGAGCTGGGGGCCGTGGCGCCTTGCCACCGGCGCGCGTTACGATTGGCTGCGCAGCAAGTTCGGAACCGGCGCCGCGACCGGCGACCTCACGGACTACAAAAGCAGCGAAGGCAAGTTCACCGGCCGCGCCGCGCTGAGCTACGTCACTGACTTCGGCCTCGCGCCCTATGTCAGCTACGGAACCTCCTTCACGCCCAATCCCGGCGCGATCCTCGGCGGCTCCGTCGCCGCGCCGACGACAGGCGAGCAGACTGAAATCGGCGTGAAATACGATATTCCCGGCTACAACGCCTCGCTGCGCGCCGCCGTGTTCGACATGCGCCAGAAGAATGCTGTGGTCTATGAGGTCGTCGAAGGCATCAACCGCCAAGTGCAGCTCGACCTCCATTCCCAAGGCTTCGAGATCGAGGGCGTTGCGTCGCTCGCCAACGGCTGGAGCGCGCAGGCCTCTTACTCCTACAACGACGCGCGCATCACGCGCCTCACCGCGGAGACGGTCGGCAACCGCCTGTCGAGCATCCCCTATCACATGGCCTCGCTCTGGCTCGATTACGCCGTGCAGGGCGGCCCTGCGAAGGGTCTTGGGCTGGGCGGCGGCGTGCGCTATGTCGGCTCGAGCCTTGGCGACAATCTCGGCCGCGCCGTGCTCAACAATGAACCGCGCACGCTGCTCGACGCGTCCATCCGCTATGATCTCGAAAATCTCGACGCGCGGCTGAAGGGCGTGCGCGTGCAGTTGAGCGCGACGAACCTGCTCGACGAGGTGCGTCAGGTCTGCACATCAGGCTTCTGCTATTATGACGAAGGTCGCAAGATCATCGCCAGCCTGCGTTACCGCTGGTGA